One Microbacterium keratanolyticum DNA window includes the following coding sequences:
- a CDS encoding general stress protein: MSMLNRPAASTEIGETVATMTEYEAAQKMVSKLIAAEVPARDIAIVGIGVRTVERVTGRLGYATAARSGAINGLLIGLFLSAIFVLGNPAATMGAFVGVLLVGVAVGMLLSIITFTIVRRRRDFASITQLAADHYDVTVLPASLHKARTALGRHTTPRPAPVISDEPPRYGERIDPATATAAAQAKPGAGVPDAPAAPVIPPRPEAPRYGVRVEPNAAPVLGEQPPAAPAAEETSAPATAEPTAESGAASQESRDGAAESSDPAANAPETDSDRPAAPGQA; the protein is encoded by the coding sequence ATGAGCATGCTGAATCGTCCGGCCGCGAGTACCGAAATCGGCGAGACCGTCGCCACGATGACGGAGTACGAGGCTGCCCAGAAGATGGTCTCAAAGCTGATCGCGGCAGAGGTTCCCGCCCGCGACATCGCGATCGTCGGCATCGGCGTCCGCACGGTCGAGCGCGTCACCGGACGACTCGGCTACGCGACGGCCGCACGTTCGGGTGCGATCAACGGCCTCCTGATCGGTCTTTTCCTCTCGGCGATCTTCGTGCTCGGAAACCCCGCCGCGACGATGGGCGCGTTCGTTGGTGTCCTGCTGGTCGGCGTCGCGGTGGGCATGCTGCTCAGCATCATCACTTTCACGATCGTGCGCCGCCGCCGCGACTTCGCCAGCATCACGCAGCTCGCCGCTGACCACTACGACGTCACCGTGCTGCCGGCGTCGCTGCACAAGGCGCGGACGGCGCTGGGACGCCACACCACTCCTCGCCCTGCCCCAGTCATCTCGGACGAGCCGCCGCGCTACGGTGAGCGGATCGACCCGGCGACTGCTACGGCGGCAGCGCAGGCGAAGCCGGGTGCGGGTGTGCCGGATGCCCCTGCGGCCCCCGTGATCCCGCCGCGTCCGGAGGCTCCTCGCTACGGAGTGCGCGTGGAACCGAACGCCGCACCTGTTCTGGGTGAGCAGCCGCCAGCCGCGCCCGCTGCCGAAGAGACATCCGCACCTGCGACAGCTGAGCCGACTGCAGAGTCCGGAGCGGCGTCGCAGGAGTCTCGCGATGGTGCCGCGGAATCCTCTGATCCGGCAGCGAACGCTCCAGAGACGGACTCCGACCGTCCGGCCGCGCCGGGACAGGCGTGA
- a CDS encoding alpha/beta hydrolase family protein produces the protein MNAPAETHLSIAVALPSGDATVSAAFGAAGSGARGTIVIAHGAGAGMDHPFLTGFADAIRLEGFSTMRFNFPYREAGRRMPGPAAHAIATWRAVMDRARELGSGPLIACGKSYGGRMASMAVAEGMDADALVYLGYPLHAPGKPENPRASHLPAITVPQLFVEGSNDPFIQPLAQFEEVVAGCQDAQIAWIDGGGHTFEVKGHKRPADEIGASLAPVVAAFRR, from the coding sequence GTGAACGCACCCGCAGAGACTCACCTCAGCATCGCAGTCGCCCTGCCCTCGGGCGACGCGACGGTCAGCGCCGCTTTCGGCGCCGCGGGTTCGGGGGCGCGCGGAACGATCGTGATCGCACACGGTGCAGGAGCGGGGATGGATCATCCGTTCCTCACCGGGTTCGCCGACGCCATCCGCCTCGAGGGCTTCTCGACAATGCGGTTCAACTTCCCGTACCGGGAGGCAGGGCGGCGCATGCCCGGGCCCGCCGCCCATGCGATCGCCACCTGGCGAGCCGTGATGGACCGTGCACGCGAGCTCGGCTCCGGGCCCTTGATCGCCTGCGGAAAGTCGTACGGCGGGCGGATGGCGTCGATGGCGGTCGCGGAGGGCATGGATGCCGACGCGCTGGTGTACCTCGGATACCCACTGCACGCGCCCGGTAAGCCGGAGAATCCGCGTGCCTCGCATCTTCCAGCGATCACCGTGCCGCAGCTGTTCGTGGAGGGATCGAATGATCCGTTCATCCAACCCCTCGCACAGTTCGAAGAGGTCGTCGCCGGGTGTCAGGACGCGCAGATCGCCTGGATCGACGGCGGCGGCCACACCTTCGAGGTGAAGGGGCACAAGCGTCCAGCCGACGAGATCGGGGCGTCGCTGGCGCCTGTGGTGGCAGCGTTTCGGAGATGA
- a CDS encoding aminopeptidase P family protein, whose product MSSAERDTITTDTEATAEAAKTNRKQPFPRGFLDTISTGWAEHPASLPAPRAQASFAAARRARVSAAFPGERLVIPAGSLKQRSNDTDYPFRAHSAFAHLTGWEADSEPDSVLVFEPNTGGHDVTLYFRERADRTTAEFYSDATIGEFWIGPRPALGGVAADLGVATAHLHEFVAGDADLVVDEHEELTRVVSELRLVKDEFEIAEMRRAVEITANGFDDIIRDLPRAIAHPRGERIVEGVFHQRARSDGNWEGYDTIAASGPHACYLHWTRNDGAVLPGDLILIDAGAEADSLYTADITRTLPVSGTFSEVQRRIYDTVVEAADAAFAAARVGVPFRTIHEAAMDVIARRTAEWGLLPVTAQEALDADKGGQHRRYMVHGTSHHLGIDVHDCAQARREMYYDGILEPGMVFTIEPGLYFQIDDLTVPEEYRGIGVRIEDDILMTADGPVNLSADIPRTSTEVEAWMARIQG is encoded by the coding sequence ATGAGCAGCGCAGAGCGTGACACGATCACCACCGACACTGAGGCCACCGCCGAAGCCGCCAAGACGAACCGCAAGCAGCCGTTCCCCCGCGGATTCCTCGACACCATCTCGACCGGGTGGGCGGAGCATCCCGCATCCCTGCCCGCACCGCGGGCGCAGGCCTCGTTCGCCGCGGCGCGGCGTGCCCGTGTCTCCGCCGCATTCCCCGGCGAGCGCCTGGTGATCCCGGCAGGTTCGCTCAAGCAGCGCAGCAATGACACCGACTACCCGTTCCGTGCCCACTCCGCCTTCGCCCATCTGACCGGCTGGGAGGCGGACTCCGAGCCGGACTCCGTGCTGGTCTTCGAGCCGAACACCGGTGGTCACGACGTCACCCTGTACTTCCGTGAGCGTGCCGACCGCACGACGGCGGAGTTCTACTCGGATGCCACGATCGGTGAGTTCTGGATCGGCCCGCGTCCCGCCCTCGGCGGTGTCGCCGCCGACCTCGGTGTCGCGACCGCACACCTCCACGAATTCGTCGCGGGCGACGCGGATCTCGTCGTCGACGAGCACGAAGAACTCACTCGTGTCGTTTCCGAGCTCCGTCTTGTGAAGGACGAGTTCGAGATCGCCGAGATGCGCCGAGCGGTCGAGATCACGGCGAACGGCTTCGACGACATCATTCGTGACCTGCCCCGCGCGATCGCGCACCCTCGTGGCGAGCGCATCGTCGAGGGCGTCTTCCACCAGCGTGCCCGCAGCGACGGCAACTGGGAGGGCTACGACACGATCGCCGCATCCGGCCCGCACGCCTGCTACCTGCACTGGACGCGCAATGACGGCGCTGTGCTGCCAGGTGACCTCATCCTGATCGATGCGGGCGCTGAGGCGGACAGCCTCTACACCGCCGACATCACTCGCACTCTGCCGGTGAGCGGCACGTTCAGCGAGGTGCAGCGCCGCATCTACGACACGGTTGTCGAGGCTGCGGATGCTGCCTTCGCCGCCGCCCGCGTCGGAGTGCCGTTCCGCACGATCCACGAGGCCGCCATGGACGTCATCGCGCGCCGCACCGCCGAGTGGGGTCTTCTTCCCGTCACCGCGCAGGAGGCGCTGGACGCCGACAAGGGCGGTCAGCACCGCCGCTACATGGTGCACGGCACGAGTCACCACCTCGGCATCGACGTACACGACTGCGCGCAGGCGCGTCGTGAGATGTACTACGACGGCATCCTGGAGCCGGGCATGGTGTTCACGATCGAGCCCGGCCTGTACTTCCAGATCGACGACCTCACGGTTCCGGAGGAGTACCGCGGCATCGGCGTGCGGATCGAGGACGACATCCTCATGACCGCCGACGGTCCGGTCAACCTCTCGGCCGACATTCCGCGGACCTCGACCGAGGTCGAGGCATGGATGGCGCGCATCCAGGGCTGA
- a CDS encoding DUF3054 domain-containing protein, with amino-acid sequence MTSRSRSTSAALTAGIDVVLVLIFATIGRASHERGLSALGILETAWPFLAAWGIGWLALRAWRAPDAVLRTGVPLWIITVAGGMLLRAVTGAGTALPFVIVATLTLLLLLVGSRLVAALIRSRRAASTR; translated from the coding sequence ATGACCTCCCGCTCTCGCTCCACGTCCGCCGCGCTCACGGCGGGCATCGACGTCGTTCTCGTTCTGATCTTCGCGACGATCGGGCGCGCCAGTCATGAGCGGGGTCTGTCGGCCCTGGGCATTCTGGAGACGGCCTGGCCGTTCCTCGCCGCGTGGGGAATCGGGTGGCTCGCGCTGCGGGCATGGCGCGCTCCGGATGCGGTGCTGCGCACGGGCGTTCCGCTGTGGATCATCACCGTCGCCGGTGGCATGCTGCTGCGCGCCGTCACCGGAGCAGGAACCGCACTGCCGTTCGTCATCGTCGCCACGCTCACGCTGCTGCTCCTGCTCGTCGGCTCACGTCTGGTCGCGGCGCTCATCCGCAGCCGCCGCGCGGCGTCGACGCGCTAG
- a CDS encoding endonuclease/exonuclease/phosphatase family protein, with protein MFRLLGVLLTVLFAIATAIVTWPQFFRLEQSFPFAQLVAVRGWLVIGFALVLVLALLLSVSRRMRGFAASIAIIALLGGGASAVIGLTRGIGPGEMPEPTDASIRVMTWNTAGEAVSAERIAQEIVSNGADIVTLPETSEEVGERIALMMREQGQPMWVHHVQFNPEVTNGPQSWFTTILISPELGDYSVIPSSTDGTSNTGSVPSAVVMPIDGHGPTVVAVHAVAPRPDEMDQWRSDLQWVADQCPGGNVILAGDFNATLDHMSGLGVDGGDMGACRDAAARTGNGLSGTWPASIPALAGSPIDHIMATPNWTPTGSHVLSSADSRSDHRAVVVQYEPAG; from the coding sequence GTGTTTCGACTTCTGGGCGTGCTGCTGACCGTGCTGTTCGCGATCGCGACGGCCATCGTGACCTGGCCGCAGTTCTTCCGCCTAGAACAGAGCTTCCCGTTCGCCCAGCTCGTCGCGGTGCGCGGCTGGCTGGTCATCGGATTCGCGCTGGTTCTCGTGCTGGCACTGCTGCTGAGCGTCTCCCGACGGATGCGAGGGTTCGCCGCCTCGATCGCGATCATCGCCCTTCTCGGCGGGGGCGCGTCAGCCGTGATCGGCCTGACGCGCGGCATCGGCCCCGGCGAGATGCCGGAGCCGACCGACGCCAGCATCCGCGTCATGACCTGGAACACCGCCGGTGAGGCGGTGTCCGCCGAGCGCATCGCCCAGGAGATCGTCTCCAACGGCGCCGACATCGTCACACTGCCCGAGACCTCAGAGGAGGTCGGCGAGCGCATCGCGCTGATGATGCGCGAGCAGGGACAGCCCATGTGGGTGCATCATGTCCAGTTCAATCCCGAGGTGACCAACGGTCCGCAGTCCTGGTTCACGACGATCCTCATCTCGCCGGAACTCGGCGACTACTCCGTGATCCCCTCCTCGACGGACGGCACGAGCAACACCGGCTCGGTGCCGAGCGCGGTGGTCATGCCGATCGACGGTCACGGTCCGACCGTCGTGGCGGTGCATGCGGTCGCGCCGCGCCCCGACGAGATGGACCAATGGCGCAGCGATCTCCAGTGGGTGGCGGACCAGTGCCCCGGCGGCAATGTGATCCTGGCCGGCGACTTCAACGCGACGCTCGACCACATGAGCGGACTCGGCGTCGACGGCGGCGACATGGGCGCCTGCCGCGACGCGGCGGCTCGCACGGGGAACGGCCTCTCGGGAACCTGGCCCGCCAGCATCCCGGCTCTCGCAGGGTCTCCGATCGACCACATCATGGCGACGCCCAACTGGACGCCGACCGGTTCGCACGTGCTCAGCAGCGCCGATTCGCGCAGCGACCACCGCGCGGTCGTCGTGCAGTACGAGCCCGCGGGCTAG
- a CDS encoding PHP domain-containing protein, giving the protein MTMHADSAAPRIRGPIDLHLHSNRSDGTETPAEVVRQAHAHGVRTLALTDHDTTVGWEEAAQEAAALDMTFIPGMEMSARDGWRSVHVLAYLFDPTHPELVAELERVREDRVGRAERIVRNIGRDYPLHWNDVLEQRRGDATVGRPHIADALVARGIVRDRVEAFDSILHPRAGYFEGHYAPDPLRVVELITAAGGVPIIAHPATGERQRMPETLIERLIDAGLAGLERDHRENTRAGREWLQSLIDRHDLIITGSSDYHGAGKPNLPGENTTSEDMLARLIARAR; this is encoded by the coding sequence ATGACCATGCACGCAGATTCGGCCGCCCCCCGCATCCGCGGACCGATCGATCTGCACCTGCACTCGAACCGCTCCGACGGCACCGAGACGCCCGCGGAGGTCGTCCGCCAGGCGCACGCCCATGGTGTCCGCACGCTCGCGCTCACCGACCATGACACGACGGTCGGCTGGGAGGAGGCGGCGCAGGAGGCGGCCGCTCTCGACATGACGTTCATCCCCGGCATGGAGATGTCTGCCCGGGACGGCTGGCGCAGCGTGCACGTCCTGGCGTACCTCTTCGACCCGACGCATCCCGAACTCGTGGCCGAGCTCGAGCGCGTTCGGGAAGATCGGGTCGGTCGTGCCGAGCGGATCGTCCGCAACATCGGACGTGATTATCCGCTGCACTGGAACGACGTGCTCGAGCAGCGCCGGGGGGATGCCACGGTGGGACGCCCGCACATCGCGGATGCTCTCGTCGCCCGAGGCATCGTGCGTGACCGTGTCGAGGCCTTTGACAGCATCCTGCACCCGCGTGCGGGGTACTTCGAGGGGCACTACGCGCCCGATCCGCTGCGCGTCGTCGAACTGATCACCGCGGCCGGGGGAGTGCCGATCATCGCGCACCCCGCCACGGGCGAGCGCCAGCGCATGCCAGAGACACTCATCGAGCGGCTCATCGACGCGGGTCTCGCAGGCCTGGAACGCGACCACCGTGAGAACACGCGCGCCGGGCGTGAGTGGCTGCAGAGCCTCATCGACCGACACGATCTGATCATCACAGGCTCCAGTGACTACCACGGCGCGGGCAAGCCGAACCTTCCGGGCGAGAACACCACGAGCGAAGACATGCTGGCGCGACTCATCGCGCGGGCGCGCTGA
- a CDS encoding DEAD/DEAH box helicase, with translation MTTFADLGIDQDIVDALASKGIVDAFPIQEQTIPLGLPGQDIIGQAKTGTGKTFGFGIPVVQRLGQNPEPGVKALIVVPTRELAVQVYEDMDLLTSGRSTSVVAIYGGKAYEGQIDQLKAGAQIVVGTPGRLIDLAGQRLLDLSNATEVVLDEADKMLDLGFLADIEKIFQKVPAVRHTQLFSATMPGPIVALARRFMTNPVHIRANDPDEGLTQANIQHLIYRAHSLDKDEVIARILQAEGRGKTVIFTRTKRAAQRLVDELSDRGFNVGGVHGDMGQDQRERSMAAFKAGKKDVLVATDVAARGIDVDDVTHVINHTIPDEEKTYLHRAGRTGRAGRTGIAITFVDWDDLHKWALINRALEFGQPEPIETYSSSPHLYTDLNIPAGTKGRLVTAPKAQAPKAPRPARAADAAAEGAGEERTRRRRRRRTAEKVGSTFAEGAEAPANADAAPAAARDEDGAGTHDGKGSEHHDGNAAPQRRRRRRRRGGADGAAPVGA, from the coding sequence GTGACGACTTTCGCCGATCTCGGCATTGATCAAGACATCGTCGACGCACTCGCGTCCAAGGGCATCGTGGATGCCTTCCCCATTCAGGAACAGACCATCCCGCTGGGCCTTCCCGGCCAGGACATCATCGGCCAGGCCAAGACCGGTACCGGCAAGACCTTCGGCTTCGGCATCCCCGTCGTGCAGCGACTCGGCCAGAACCCGGAGCCGGGCGTCAAGGCGCTCATCGTCGTTCCGACCCGTGAGCTCGCGGTGCAGGTCTACGAAGACATGGACCTGCTGACCTCGGGCCGCTCGACCAGCGTCGTCGCGATCTACGGCGGCAAGGCCTACGAGGGTCAGATCGACCAGCTCAAGGCCGGCGCACAGATCGTCGTCGGCACCCCGGGTCGTCTGATCGACCTCGCGGGTCAGCGTCTGCTCGACCTCTCGAACGCGACAGAGGTCGTGCTCGACGAGGCCGATAAGATGCTCGACCTCGGCTTCCTCGCCGACATCGAGAAGATCTTCCAGAAGGTGCCGGCCGTGCGCCACACCCAGCTGTTCTCGGCGACGATGCCCGGCCCGATCGTCGCGCTCGCTCGCCGATTCATGACGAACCCGGTGCATATCCGCGCGAACGACCCGGACGAGGGTCTGACCCAGGCGAACATCCAGCACCTCATCTACCGTGCGCACTCCCTCGACAAAGACGAGGTCATCGCGCGCATCCTGCAGGCGGAGGGACGCGGCAAGACCGTGATCTTCACGCGCACGAAGCGCGCCGCCCAGCGCCTGGTCGACGAGCTCAGCGACCGCGGCTTCAACGTCGGCGGCGTGCACGGCGACATGGGCCAGGATCAGCGCGAGCGCTCGATGGCCGCGTTCAAGGCCGGCAAGAAGGACGTCCTAGTCGCGACAGACGTCGCCGCCCGCGGTATCGACGTCGATGACGTCACGCACGTCATCAACCACACGATCCCCGACGAGGAGAAGACGTACCTGCACCGCGCCGGGCGCACCGGTCGCGCCGGCCGCACCGGTATCGCGATCACGTTCGTCGACTGGGATGACCTGCACAAGTGGGCGCTCATCAACCGTGCCCTCGAGTTCGGTCAGCCCGAGCCGATCGAGACGTACTCGTCGAGCCCGCACCTGTACACCGATCTGAACATCCCGGCCGGCACGAAGGGCCGTCTGGTCACGGCACCGAAGGCGCAGGCTCCGAAGGCTCCTCGCCCGGCTCGTGCTGCGGATGCCGCCGCTGAGGGCGCTGGCGAAGAGCGCACGCGCCGTCGCCGTCGCCGCCGGACGGCGGAGAAGGTCGGATCGACGTTCGCCGAGGGCGCTGAGGCACCCGCGAACGCGGATGCGGCTCCTGCCGCCGCCCGCGACGAGGACGGCGCCGGCACTCATGACGGCAAGGGCAGCGAGCACCACGACGGCAACGCCGCACCCCAGCGTCGCCGTCGCCGCCGTCGCCGTGGCGGCGCGGATGGCGCAGCACCCGTAGGTGCCTGA
- a CDS encoding ferritin-like fold-containing protein, with protein MVRWFWQRDKAPKRTLALRSRGDLGDATRVDFAELAPELDTFLGQAAYLQLGYFETLTRLIRGTLELSEKEALSRAAGAALTKHREIVEIIRSRGDDPTQVMLPFREQLDAFRRKTIGVRPRETLLAVYITAGMLDDFYRAVASSYGDVGARVVEILSADDETHEIVEIIQATITSDEEWRSLLSMWARRLVGDTILVARAALRPGPLAIDDEKRVEPVFTELMGAHARRMDAMGLAA; from the coding sequence GTGGTGAGGTGGTTCTGGCAGCGCGACAAGGCGCCCAAGCGTACTCTGGCGCTCCGATCGCGAGGCGATCTGGGCGATGCGACGCGTGTGGATTTCGCCGAACTCGCCCCGGAGCTCGACACGTTCCTCGGGCAGGCCGCCTATCTGCAGCTGGGCTACTTCGAGACGCTCACCCGCCTGATCCGCGGCACGTTGGAGCTCTCCGAGAAGGAAGCGCTGTCCCGAGCGGCGGGTGCGGCACTGACCAAGCATCGCGAGATCGTCGAGATCATCCGCAGCCGCGGTGACGACCCGACCCAGGTCATGCTGCCGTTCCGTGAGCAGCTGGACGCGTTCCGTCGCAAGACGATCGGCGTGCGCCCGCGCGAGACACTGCTCGCCGTGTACATCACGGCGGGGATGCTCGACGACTTCTACCGCGCGGTGGCCTCCAGCTACGGTGACGTCGGTGCCCGCGTGGTCGAGATCCTCTCGGCGGACGACGAGACGCACGAGATCGTCGAGATCATCCAGGCGACGATCACGAGCGATGAGGAATGGCGCTCGCTGCTGTCCATGTGGGCCCGTCGCCTCGTCGGCGACACGATCCTCGTCGCGCGCGCCGCGCTGCGACCGGGACCGCTGGCGATCGACGACGAGAAGCGCGTCGAGCCGGTGTTCACCGAGCTCATGGGCGCGCACGCACGCCGCATGGATGCGATGGGACTCGCCGCGTAG
- a CDS encoding DUF3107 domain-containing protein has protein sequence MEIRIGIINTGRELSFETHTAADEIRGLVTSALEQSTPIVSFTDVKGNSFIVPTANIGYVELGTEESRRIGFVG, from the coding sequence GTGGAAATCCGCATCGGCATCATCAACACCGGCCGCGAACTGAGCTTTGAGACCCACACGGCAGCAGACGAGATCCGCGGACTCGTCACGTCTGCCCTCGAGCAGAGCACCCCCATCGTCAGCTTCACCGATGTGAAGGGCAACTCCTTCATCGTCCCGACCGCCAACATCGGCTACGTCGAGCTCGGCACCGAAGAGTCCCGCCGCATCGGCTTCGTCGGCTGA